DNA sequence from the Leopardus geoffroyi isolate Oge1 chromosome A3, O.geoffroyi_Oge1_pat1.0, whole genome shotgun sequence genome:
CGTATGCATATTtacttagtacagtgcctggcacatactggatactcaacaagtatttgctgaACTAAATTAAATTACCAATAAATTGCTATTGAATAAAAAACAAGCCAAAATTATTTAAGATCAGAGAGAAAACTCTATGTACGTTCTTTATTCAAACAGTGTGATTCAAACAATTTGGGATGTAAAAAGCATTTTCTCATATAAGCAGATTAGACTCCCAAAGAGATCAGCATTCTTTAGTCAAGCAAAAAACTGGCAGTTCACAAGCAGCTTAATCAGAGGCTTGATATTCAGGACCTCCCCATTTGCTTATACATGTAAGTATTTCCAACTGTTATCTTTATagattaaggaagaaagaaaaatgtacccCATTCTTTTGTACCCAAGGAAGCTAAAGGTACCCTGTCCTAAACTTTTCGCCAATACCACCCAAAATAATCCTTCCCCACAAAGAAAAGAAGTCcaagaaaaatctgtttaatcTTAACAGATTTAAGTCCAgtgtgaaataaacaaaaacctaaatGGTGTTTAACCTGCAGTTCACCTTCTATACTCATGGCACCTCAAATTAATGGCTTGGGTGTTGGTGTAGGTAACACTTGGCCTGTATGCTGAGGTAGTCACTGGAAGGAAATTTAGAGCTGACAGTTTACAGATTAACTAATCCATTCCCATCCCAACTTTATAGATGATAAAGcagagagaagttaaatgacttgcccacaGTAACAAAATACTTACATAATGGCAGCATCAGGATCAGAATCCAAATCTCCTGACTTCTAGTCCAGTGTTTTTCCATTACAGTATGGCGTTTTCTGAGACGGGGTTAATTACGCTCCATAGAACTTGCTCTTAATCACAAACAATGGGCCAAATATTCAATTCAAACTTCCTTGTTTAGCTTCAAGTGATTCTGTGGCAAGATTTACCAGCAAGGCTATTGCCCATAGTCCTAGGTTGGCCAAGTTTCTTGTTTTCATATCCAGAATCTGGCCAGAGCTTGGCAAATAAGACTTCTTTATATAATCATGAATGGACCAATGTCACCTATAGCAGTTGGCATCAGTGAATTTCAGGAAGTAGAGCCAATTCCTCCAAAACCCACAGCAAACTTCTTAAACAGTGCAGGTGGGTATCAAAGCACCTTTGGTGGGACAACTACACAGGTGTTGCCTCTGAATGggtgatgaggaaacaggcatttAACTTCATGCAGAATTGTGttctgtacactttaaaaatccCATGAGAATGGAGAAGACatgcggcggcggggggggggggggcgaggggcagcACATACCTCTTAATCATCACTCAGTACATGGCAGTTCTTCAGATTTCATGCGTGACCCACTTAGATGAGGTCAATGGAGGAAAAATCACCCTGTAATAGTAGACCAATAATAGGTATACTAATAGTTGGAGAACATAAGACAAAGGACAAGGAACAGATTGCCTtattacatttacaaaatttcatttttcccagAAGTCAAGGTAGTGTGGGCTCTATTTCTTCAGCAGGTCAAATGCCTGAACAGGGTTGCGGATGTTAAAGACAATGACAAACTCCTCACCAAGCAAAAGTTGGGACATGGCCACTTATTACAGGATGACTATAACTCTGCTTGACAAAGATGGCTTCTTGGATGTTATTCCACTGTGAAATCAGATTTGGAAGTGCTGCTCATATTTAAAAGAAGATGAGCTGATTGAAGCAACTTGCaaattctacaaaaacaaaaatcttctctACATAGCTGGCTGATGGCTGGAAAAATCATAAATCTCCAGGAGTACTAGATTCCAGAAAAGCTGAATCCACTctcaaaatacctttttaaaactCTAATTACAAAACTcatgattaaatttaaaaaattacctcagGTAATTTGTGACTGCTGCTTGTGATACTTTTTATAAGTAATACTGACCATGTTGGCAAGTCCTTAACATCCGCATTtggaaaataatcaaaaaacAAGATAATCCACATGATTCTCACATTTCATCACAGTTAACAATTTATGATCttgacaaagcaaaacaaaataagttgGAAATTGCCTGTTACAGATATAACAATACTGTACTCTATAACGTAGGATCTATTATGTTTTGGtaaaattatataatgttaaCTCAAATTGTTTATGCAACTTTGAAAAGATATCAAATCCCACATTATGCATGGAATTCTATATATTTTGGTAATATATCtgatatattttgttaataaagTGAGAGAGTAAAGTAAACCAATGGAAAGGtgacaaaaaagataaattccaTCATTATGTCAGTACtttgggggtttgttttgtttcattatatCAATTTGATTATATGTTATATAGAAAACTGGATTCCTTCACTGCACATTACCAAAGGATTTGGTATTCatttaaccaaaataaaacactttgagaaccacagacTATTTATAAGtgtactgaaatattttaatgaaaaaactaaaaaatttttgataattaaaaatttcaaattatgctAGACAgaatatgctttaaaatttttgataaaaactttttctttcttttgcaagaCATAAATCAAGAGGACCTCAAAAAAAATGTAGCAATTAAGtttggaaaactataaaagagACTTTTACTTTCAGAATGgatgtttttttccattcttaaaatGTATGTCATTATTCAAGAAGCATGTTTATAAATTTCattgaagaaaatattatacTTTTAATAATGTGACAGATTTGCTCCACATCAAGTGATTCTCTTATAATGTCTATCACACTGCAATCAACTACAAaagcaaataacaaaatttaaattcagaGAAACACGCTTTCTAAAGGAAGCCTAAATTTCAAATCCTATAACATTTAGAAGGTTCTCACACAGCCCCAAATACGTTTACAAAAAGGTACTTTCATCAGTTTCATGTAATGTGAACAAACCTACTATTCTCTATCATTTAGAGTAAACGATTGAACAGTCGGTGCACAGCTGGAttagtaaataaaatggaatcaagGAGTCAATGTTCTCATAAAAATAAGTTAGATTGCAGTACATCATGGTCTTGGTTGTCCAGTTCTATTGTTAGCTCCGTATCTACTTGGCATATTTGTAAAACCGGTCCTGAATCCTTGGGTTACTCCAATTCCTGGAACTCCAAGTCCTTGATTAAGCAAGCTACTACTGTAAGGTGTGTGTCCATGATTAAGACCCAAACCAGAAGGTCTTGTTTGGGTGTTGAGCAGAATGACTGGGCTCACGTTTTTTCCAGGGGTGTTAAATGAAAATTCTGGAGGTGGACTACTAGGTTTAGCTGGAGTCGACGTAACAGGGTTTGAATCATCAGTACCCTTTAAAGGAGGCATTGGAATTATGTGATGATCTGAAAAGTTTAGGACATTGGCTGCAACAGGCCCAGACAGTAAGGCAGGTCTAATCCAATCATCCTTGAAAATTTGAACGGTCAAAGTAGACACTAGAGTGTACAGCCTGTTGGTCACATGAGCAAGAACCATTTGTTCATTTGCATCCCGTCGAATTCTTACATGCACTGATCCGGCCTAAAAGGGGAAAATTCATAAGAAAGAGATAGTTAAAATTATACCATTGAAAATTCccctagaaataaatattttatttatgatttggCTGTAACTGTActtggtgttttcttttaaacaagaGAAAGTATCATGTCTTGATATTCCTTGAAGACTACTCAGCAGTGACTGTCAATGTGGAGAGTTGATAAAATTATGTGACtaaataaaatgtgtctttttaaaatatatgaaaaaaatatatatgtgggaGGAAGACAGGCATGTTATAGCCTAATGCAGAATATAACGTATATAGAAAATGCAATGGAAGAGCAGAAAAGAGAGCTGCTAATTCAAATTAAGGAAGACTTGTAAAGAAGATGGCATTTGATCGAGGGTTGATGGTGAAATGTAATTTCCAAAAGTGGAGACAGATATTCTAAGCTGAGAGAACAGCAATTAAAATGCATGGCATGTTCGGACAGAATAAGCAATATTACTAATATATAAAGAAGTACAAATATTTCAGGGggcagaaaaataatgaaagagagaaaagaaaagaaagaaggatggaaaaaagaaagaaaaacaggtagTAAGGTTAAAAGAAAGGCTAGCAGAGAACTCTAAAAATCATGATATGGAGTTTAATAGTAGCAATCAATCAGAAATAAAGTTCAGAAAAAGTGAAGGTATGAATGATTGGTAATTAGGTAAAAAATGACTACAACACTCTAGGTTAGAAATGAAGAGGGCAGGACAGGACAAATATAATGGGATCAGAAAGGGACAGATGGATTCATGAGTTTCCATCTGGGTTAGATGTGGGGGGACTTGATACCCAATTGGATGTAGTGGATGAGGGAGATGGACTGACTCATCAAagatgatctcaaggtttctaGCCTGGGTTACTATGAGGATAGAGAACCCCAGGCTTTACAATGATGGCTAGAAGTCTGTTTACTGAAAAGATATTTATCATAcgttatgtttttaaatgattctattttgtttaaaacatacacagagagaaaaatagccAAGAGTGACAACACTTATCTCTAGATAGTAGAATTATTAAAGGTTTTTTGTTCGCTTCTCTTTGACTTAGTTACAATTTTTCTAAGAATCAGGTACCATTTGCATAATGaaacttaagtaaaaataaatagtaagtaaaatgaaacaaaatgtccAGCAGACTCAATGCTGATTTCTAGATaaactcagattttctttttttttttttttttttaataattttttttaatttttttcaacgtttatttatttttgggacagagagagacagagtatgaacgggggaggggcagagagagagagggagacacagaatcggaaacaggctccaggctctgagccatcagcccagagcccgacgcggggctcgaactcacggaccgcaagatcgtgacctggctgaagtcggacgcttaaccgactgcgccacccaggcgccccaaactcagattttcaagataaaaaactaTAACGAAGAA
Encoded proteins:
- the SLC30A6 gene encoding zinc transporter 6 isoform X3, with translation MLSIRNKPFAYVSEAASTSWLQEHVADLSRSLCGIIPGLSSIFLPRMNPFVLIDLAGAFALCITYMLIEINNYFAVDTASAIAIALMTFGTMYPMSVYSGKVLLQTTPPHVIGQLDKLIREVSTLDGVLEVRNEHFWTLGFGSLAGSVHVRIRRDANEQMVLAHVTNRLYTLVSTLTVQIFKDDWIRPALLSGPVAANVLNFSDHHIIPMPPLKGTDDSNPVTSTPAKPSSPPPEFSFNTPGKNVSPVILLNTQTRPSGLGLNHGHTPYSSSLLNQGLGVPGIGVTQGFRTGFTNMPSRYGANNRTGQPRP